One genomic segment of Mytilus galloprovincialis chromosome 5, xbMytGall1.hap1.1, whole genome shotgun sequence includes these proteins:
- the LOC143076489 gene encoding SEC14-like protein 2, protein MSGHVGDLNEKQAKALQKFKEAVSDLLCSEQDDFYLLRWLRARNFDLKKSELMFRNHIEWRKKVSADKILQDYTEPEVLKKYFTGGLHGFSKDGSPIWIDPFGNIDLKGLLRSAKKSDAVLSKVYILEKLYSVMFKEQTQKVGSRVDQVVVIYDLENCSRRHLWKPGLDCFCEIVAMVEDNYPETLKIAFVINAPRIFPVIFHLVKPFLAEETAKKIHIFGSNYKDELYKYIDKDQLPSHWGGTCVDPDGDPKCSSKICPGGVVPKEYYRKYDLEAENLTSVEVGRGSSLQLDYTVKVPNCIIRWQFSTEGFDIGFGIYRRTKDSRQKAGDMEEIFPSQRVNSHLILEDGSIVCSKAGTYIIRFDNTYSWTRSKTIRYLIEVLEPEDGYSIPGSSSSQSLSSQN, encoded by the exons ATGAGTGGTCATGTTGGTGACCTAAATGAGAAACAAGCAAAAGCATTACAGAAA TTCAAAGAAGCAGTTTCAGATTTACTATGTTCAGAACAAGATGATTTCTACCTGCTGAGATGGCTAAGAg CCAGAAATTTTGATTTGAAGAAGTCTGAACTCATGTTTAGAAAT caCATTGAATGGAGGAAGAAAGTGTCAGCAGATAAGATTTTACAGGATTACACAGAACCTGAAGTCTTAAAGAAATACTTCACAGGAGGTCTGCATGGGTTTAGTAAAGATGGCTCTCCAATCTGGATCGATCCATttggaaatattgatttaaaag GTTTATTGAGATCAGCCAAAAAATCTGATGCTGTTTTGAGTAAAGTTTATATACTGGAGAAGTTATACAGTGTGATGTTCAAAGAACAAACACAAAAG GTGGGTTCTAGAGTAGACCAAGTGGTAGTTATATATGATTTAGAGAACTGTAGCAGGAGACATCTATGGAAACCTG GTCTTGATTGTTTCTGTGAAATAGTTGCCATGGTTGAAGATAATTATCCTGAAACTCTTAAAATAGCTTTTGTTATTAATG CTCCAAGAATATTTCCTGTGATATTTCATCTAGTCAAACCATTCCTTGCTGAAGAAACTgccaaaaaaatacatatctttgGAA GTAATTATAAAGATGAATTATATAAGTATATAGACAAAGACCAGTTACCTAGTCACTGGGGTGGAACTTGTGTAGATCCTGATGGTGACCCTAAGTGTAGTTCAAAG atCTGTCCCGGAGGAGTTGTGCCAAAAGAGTATTATAGGAAATATGATTTAGAGGCTGAGAATTTAACCTCAGTAGAGGTGGGAAGAGGTTCTTCATTACAATTAGATTATACTGTCAAAGTTCCTAATTGTATTATACG atggcaGTTTTCCACTGAAGGGTTTGATATAGGATTTGGTATATATAGAAGGACCAAAGATTCCCGTCAGAAGGCGGGCGACATGGAGGAAATATTCCCCTCCCAGAGAGTCAATAGTCATCTAATACTAGAGGATGGTAGTATAGTTTGTAGTAAGGCAGGCACTT atataatTAGGTTTGACAATACGTACAGTTGGACCAGGAGTAAAACAATCCGATATTTAATAGAAGTTCTAGAACCTGAGGATGGTTATAGTATACCAGGGTCATCTAGTAGTCAGTCTTTATCAAGCCAGAATTAG